The Megalobrama amblycephala isolate DHTTF-2021 linkage group LG7, ASM1881202v1, whole genome shotgun sequence genome window below encodes:
- the inab gene encoding internexin neuronal intermediate filament protein, alpha b: MSYGSDIYTASSYRKIFGDSTRFSASPSRLGSSRSGFKSQSVTRTNTPSSYKRSTRSAFPSLSLESFDFTQSTAVNNEFKIIRTNEKEQMQGLNDRFAMFIDKVRNLEQHNKVLEAELVTLRQRQTEPSRLAELYQQEIRELRSQLEELNAEKNQIMFERDNIEDEFQKLQEKFEEEMRMREEAEQTLRAFKKDVDNATMVRLDLEKKVESLLDEINFTRKLHEEEVAELMSMIQAAQVSVEMEVAKPDLTSALKEIRGQYEMIASKNLQSAEEWYKSKFADLSDQANKSQEVIRASREELNEFRRQLQSKTIEIESLKGTNESLERQLHEMEERNNAEIMGYQDTIGQLENELRTTKNEMARHLREYQDLLNVKMALDIEIAAYRKLLEGEETRISTGINYPTPSSMSSYSYQSRMYSSSSVSGKKESKDDDDKHQQSSKSVKGSSQSEESKKGDKIDSGDVNPTNQKN; the protein is encoded by the exons ATGAGCTACGGATCCGACATCTACACTGCTTCTTCCTACCGGAAGATCTTCGGGGACTCCACCCGCTTCTCAGCCTCTCCATCCCGGCTGGGCAGCTCCCGGAGCGGGTTTAAATCCCAGTCCGTGACCCGCACCAACACCCCAAGCTCCTACAAGCGCTCCACCCGATCTGCATTTCCATCTTTGTCTCTGGAAAGCTTCGACTTCACCCAGAGCACAGCAGTTAATAATGAGTTCAAAATCATCCGTACCAACGAGAAGGAGCAGATGCAAGGGCTCAATGACCGTTTCGCGATGTTCATTGATAAAGTTCGCAATTTGGAGCAGCACAACAAAGTGTTGGAAGCCGAACTCGTGACCCTGCGCCAGCGCCAGACAGAACCGTCCCGTTTGGCTGAACTCTACCAGCAGGAGATCCGGGAACTGCGGTCCCAACTCGAGGAACTCAACGCAGAGAAGAATCAGATAATGTTCGAGCGCGACAACATTGAGGATGAGTTTCAGAAACTCCAGGAGAAGTTCGAGGAGGAGATGAGAATGCGCGAGGAAGCTGAGCAAACGCTTAGAGCTTTCAAGAAGGACGTGGACAACGCCACCATGGTGCGCCTAGACCTGGAGAAAAAGGTCGAATCCCTTCTGGATGAGATCAACTTCACGAGAAAGTTGCACGAGGAAGAGGTGGCTGAACTCATGAGCATGATCCAGGCTGCCCAGGTGTCCGTTGAGATGGAAGTGGCTAAACCCGACCTTACCTCAGCTCTCAAGGAGATTCGCGGTCAGTACGAGATGATTGCGAGTAAGAACTTGCAGTCTGCTGAAGAGTGGTACAAGTCCAAGTTCGCCGATCTCAGCGATCAGGCCAACAAGAGCCAGGAGGTCATTCGCGCCAGTAGGGAAGAGCTCAACGAATTCAGGAGGCAGCTGCAGTCCAAGACCATTGAAATCGAGAGTTTAAAGGGAACCAACGAATCACTGGAAAGGCAGCTTCATGAGATGGAGGAAAGGAACAACGCTGAGATCATGGGTTACCAG GATACAATTGGGCAGCTGGAGAATGAGCTGAGGACCACTAAGAACGAGATGGCCCGTCACCTTAGGGAGTATCAAGACTTGCTGAATGTCAAGATGGCGCTTGACATAGAAATTGCTGCTTACAG GAAATTGTTGGAAGGGGAGGAGACACGTATTAGCACTGGGATCAACTACCCCACCCCTAGCTCGATGTCCAGCTACAGCTACCAGTCCCGtatgtacagcagctctagcgtgagtggaaagaaagaaagcaagGATGATGATGACAAACATCAGCAGAGCAGCAAATCCGTCAAAGGCTCCTCCCAGTCTGAAGAGTCCAAGAAGGGTGACAAGATCGACTCTGGAGACGTGAATCCCACCAACCAGAAAAACTAA